A single region of the Bifidobacterium asteroides DSM 20089 genome encodes:
- a CDS encoding MFS transporter, translating into MDNLLKDRNNRLYLSSVVTDNCGSSLMMFALPLIVLDITGSGIHLSFISAIETIPFLILGLPIGAIIDRLDVKKIMIFSDLIRLLSYSVLAIALALKVSSAFMIFIIYTVSLAVSVMNILSTVSEITFVSFLVEKENFSKLNSTVYGIQYGVNFALPILGGVLYKFIPQSLLTGISVVFYLISLLLVNNIILISQSDSSARFPSIKHGVNAVFTDIKDGVRYTAKIRAVLYPLVLAALVNIASANFQNDSLIILRQQMGLSSDQIGLILSIAAVSALIGTVVVNWLNKKIEFGQLLVLSIIAGSLFRAVFALSANLVILVSSIACIAINESILNISIITNRQNEVGQEYLGRVTSIYKAVLIGVNSIGYLFGGFVANKIGSRLGIGISAVELFVVSMISLFLMTFVRVRND; encoded by the coding sequence ATGGACAATTTGCTAAAGGACAGGAACAACAGATTATATCTTTCCTCGGTAGTTACAGATAACTGTGGGAGCTCTTTAATGATGTTTGCATTACCTCTCATAGTGCTGGATATAACAGGTAGCGGAATACATCTATCGTTCATCTCTGCAATCGAAACAATACCGTTCCTTATTTTGGGTCTTCCGATAGGTGCGATAATAGACAGATTAGATGTAAAGAAGATCATGATCTTTAGTGACTTGATCAGACTGCTGAGTTATTCGGTTCTTGCTATCGCTTTGGCATTGAAAGTATCGTCGGCATTTATGATTTTTATCATTTACACAGTTTCGCTTGCAGTAAGTGTGATGAATATCTTAAGCACGGTGTCGGAAATTACTTTTGTTTCATTCTTGGTTGAAAAAGAAAATTTTTCGAAATTAAACAGTACAGTTTACGGAATACAGTACGGTGTGAATTTCGCGCTACCTATACTAGGGGGAGTGCTGTATAAATTCATTCCTCAAAGTTTGTTGACTGGCATATCTGTTGTTTTCTATTTAATCAGTCTATTGCTGGTGAATAATATAATCCTCATATCTCAGAGCGACTCTTCTGCAAGGTTTCCCTCTATTAAGCACGGTGTAAATGCAGTATTCACAGATATAAAGGATGGGGTGCGATACACTGCTAAAATCCGTGCTGTTCTGTACCCTCTTGTGCTTGCCGCCTTGGTTAATATAGCATCGGCTAACTTCCAGAACGATAGTCTGATAATCTTACGTCAACAAATGGGTCTTTCTTCTGATCAAATTGGTTTGATTTTGTCAATCGCGGCAGTCAGTGCTTTGATTGGAACGGTTGTAGTAAATTGGTTAAATAAAAAGATCGAGTTTGGCCAGCTTTTGGTACTGTCGATTATTGCCGGTTCTCTTTTTCGGGCGGTATTCGCATTAAGCGCTAATTTAGTAATTTTAGTTTCTTCAATTGCATGCATTGCGATTAATGAGTCGATTCTTAATATCAGTATAATCACGAATCGACAGAATGAAGTTGGGCAAGAGTACCTTGGTAGGGTCACGAGTATATACAAGGCAGTTCTAATCGGGGTGAATTCTATAGGCTATTTATTTGGCGGATTTGTTGCCAATAAGATAGGTTCAAGATTAGGTATCGGAATATCGGCGGTTGAACTTTTTGTAGTCTCAATGATAAGTCTATTCTTGATGACTTTTGTGAGGGTGCGTAATGATTAG
- a CDS encoding ABC transporter ATP-binding protein, translating to MNAAIELGNLVKEYETPAGVIKALDHLDLIVPEGGIFGLLGPNGAGKSTTLEIAVGLRKPTSGTVSIFGRNPQTDSQWIHQRVSIQPQESTIFPQERVGEILSFWASLYDHPRDVDQVAKWMGLDELLLRKVAKLSGGQKQRLNVGLCIIGRTKLAILDEPSTGLDVMARDDLWKVLRFLAEEGTTIVLSTHDLDEARVLCHEVAVIDHGRSVAQGSPEELIRKHAKGTLVSCQVTPDGITDLVSKLRTFGEPEVVDKTTVLIRADDTDPVIAVLSSNPAVSQLHMNEPSLYDAFVKLTGHDFE from the coding sequence ATGAATGCTGCTATAGAACTTGGCAATCTAGTTAAAGAGTATGAAACGCCAGCAGGGGTTATCAAGGCGCTGGATCACCTTGATCTAATTGTCCCTGAAGGGGGCATCTTTGGTCTGTTGGGCCCTAACGGTGCCGGAAAATCAACAACGCTCGAAATAGCCGTCGGCTTGAGAAAACCGACTTCCGGAACTGTGAGCATATTTGGCAGGAATCCGCAGACCGACTCGCAGTGGATTCATCAGCGGGTGAGTATTCAACCCCAGGAGTCCACTATCTTTCCCCAGGAAAGAGTGGGGGAGATACTGTCATTTTGGGCAAGTCTTTATGATCACCCGCGCGACGTGGATCAAGTCGCAAAATGGATGGGCTTGGACGAATTGCTGCTCCGCAAAGTAGCAAAATTATCAGGTGGACAAAAACAGCGACTGAACGTTGGTTTATGCATCATAGGGCGGACGAAATTAGCCATACTTGACGAACCGTCCACTGGCCTTGATGTAATGGCTCGAGACGACCTTTGGAAGGTGCTTAGGTTTCTGGCTGAAGAAGGTACGACGATTGTCCTATCGACACATGATCTAGATGAAGCGCGAGTTCTGTGCCATGAAGTAGCGGTGATAGATCATGGTCGGTCTGTAGCCCAAGGCAGTCCGGAGGAACTCATCAGGAAGCATGCCAAGGGGACGTTGGTATCCTGCCAAGTAACGCCAGATGGAATAACGGATCTTGTGAGCAAGCTTCGGACTTTTGGCGAACCGGAAGTCGTTGATAAGACAACCGTCTTAATACGTGCCGACGATACGGATCCTGTTATTGCTGTGCTGTCGAGCAATCCTGCGGTTTCCCAATTACATATGAACGAACCAAGCCTTTATGACGCCTTCGTGAAGTTGACCGGGCATGATTTTGAATGA
- a CDS encoding helix-turn-helix transcriptional regulator, whose product MELGSQIRRYRSERGMSQDDLAGRIFVSRQTISNWENDRTYPDVQNLLLLSDLFDVTIDQLIKGDLDTMKQAFDKDVRSMKILNMILYGLAAAIFIVDGLTLYGVAVAKREWPWPLSLMGLLALLVLLGMIIGLEENIKRRNDIRTYREIKAFLAGEEVDRSDRGHAPSLRKRLLLLLLVMVVCAVAGYALAALLW is encoded by the coding sequence ATGGAACTGGGCAGTCAGATTCGCCGGTATCGCTCGGAGCGAGGCATGTCCCAGGACGATCTTGCGGGGAGGATATTCGTGTCCCGCCAGACCATATCCAACTGGGAGAATGATCGTACCTACCCGGACGTGCAGAACCTGCTCCTTTTGTCCGACCTTTTCGACGTGACCATCGATCAGCTGATTAAAGGAGACCTCGACACCATGAAGCAGGCATTCGATAAAGACGTACGAAGCATGAAGATCCTGAATATGATCCTCTATGGCTTGGCCGCGGCCATCTTCATCGTGGATGGGCTGACGCTGTATGGGGTTGCAGTTGCCAAGCGGGAGTGGCCGTGGCCGCTTTCGCTCATGGGGCTCCTCGCCCTCCTGGTCCTGTTGGGAATGATCATCGGCCTTGAGGAGAACATTAAACGACGAAACGATATCCGGACCTACAGGGAGATCAAGGCTTTCCTGGCAGGTGAGGAGGTGGACCGGTCCGATCGAGGCCATGCGCCCAGCCTGCGCAAGAGGCTGTTGTTGCTGCTGCTCGTAATGGTGGTCTGCGCTGTTGCCGGGTATGCTCTTGCGGCCCTGCTCTGGTGA
- a CDS encoding IS256-like element ISBast1 family transposase — MRTRSKRARHCPICHGRMRRHGRNRSGTQRWMCPSCSITSTARRQDRARAAQLREFLDRLLTGRTREQMGAMGARAWRKRVGWCWNIKPAITPDGVVHHTLMAAGTHMAHGWCLLIAIDGQTGQVIDRQWCHQENTAACTALFSRIPGPDVLITGGLRGVQKACHACWPGTRIRRCLVHVQRNTKTDPTLKPRLQAGKELKRLSDQLTRVHTIEEAVRWGEALNAWHERWKTPIDERTMAKDDPANPKASHQSWWWTHQELRRCYRRLEHLFQDRQLFAFLEPELTAGGPVERTTNRLEGGVNPPIKRTLLQHHGLPESHMRRACEWHCYMKTDNPDPASLIRDEHHQPQPAPKRETRQEQDEPEHYGTAINWNEFHTPVRYPNTTL; from the coding sequence ATGAGAACCAGATCGAAGAGGGCCAGGCATTGCCCCATATGCCATGGGCGGATGCGCAGGCATGGGCGCAACAGATCAGGCACGCAGCGCTGGATGTGTCCGTCCTGCTCGATCACGTCCACCGCGCGCAGGCAGGACCGGGCCCGCGCCGCGCAGTTGAGGGAGTTCCTGGACCGGCTGCTGACGGGCAGGACCCGGGAACAGATGGGGGCCATGGGCGCCAGGGCCTGGCGTAAACGGGTCGGCTGGTGCTGGAACATCAAGCCGGCAATCACACCGGACGGGGTGGTCCATCACACGCTCATGGCCGCCGGCACGCATATGGCACACGGCTGGTGCCTCCTGATAGCGATCGACGGGCAGACGGGCCAGGTCATCGACCGGCAGTGGTGCCATCAGGAGAACACGGCGGCCTGCACGGCCCTGTTCTCCCGCATCCCCGGGCCCGACGTGCTCATCACCGGCGGCCTTCGCGGCGTGCAGAAAGCCTGCCATGCCTGCTGGCCGGGCACGCGCATCCGACGCTGCCTGGTGCACGTGCAACGCAACACCAAAACCGACCCGACACTCAAACCACGACTTCAGGCCGGCAAGGAACTCAAGCGACTCTCCGACCAGCTCACCCGGGTCCATACCATCGAGGAAGCGGTGCGTTGGGGTGAGGCCTTGAACGCCTGGCACGAAAGATGGAAAACCCCCATCGACGAACGCACCATGGCCAAGGACGACCCAGCCAACCCCAAAGCCAGCCACCAATCCTGGTGGTGGACCCACCAGGAACTCCGCCGCTGCTACCGCAGGCTCGAACACCTCTTCCAAGACAGGCAGCTCTTCGCCTTCCTGGAACCCGAACTCACCGCCGGCGGGCCAGTGGAACGCACCACCAACCGGCTGGAAGGAGGAGTCAACCCACCCATCAAACGCACCCTCCTGCAACACCACGGCCTACCCGAGAGCCACATGAGACGCGCCTGCGAATGGCACTGCTACATGAAAACCGACAACCCCGACCCCGCCAGCCTGATCAGGGACGAACACCACCAGCCACAACCAGCACCCAAACGGGAAACCAGACAGGAACAGGACGAGCCCGAACACTACGGCACCGCCATCAACTGGAACGAGTTCCACACACCAGTCAGATACCCCAACACCACACTCTGA
- a CDS encoding helix-turn-helix domain-containing protein encodes MTDHEMHSESREIQTLYRPQVEQLGMELHHRSGGLEGQVDGDICRGRFQANPAGPYCLVIWHDITFLREMDFSEYAMTDYACLTLDESPASNPAPYGLQPCTKQEGNMVSLVQRAGSVTNRMPAGFRSRTQSICILPHYFMELETQWPGQVKGLFDAFCQPWPSGIALAALTAMSKFSPGRPDQTEFLIKAHIDLLMAMLAQASSALVQRHESSHDHELVQQVKTHIQSNLGGDLSIDRIAQSLYVGRTRLCLAFRHQTEVSLARYIREQRMDRARRLLLSTGEDIAWIGRQVGYMHPSSFSAAFTRETGVAPITWREHCNRVR; translated from the coding sequence ATGACCGACCACGAGATGCACTCCGAATCCCGCGAGATTCAGACCCTGTACCGCCCCCAGGTGGAACAACTCGGCATGGAGCTCCATCACCGGTCGGGTGGATTGGAAGGGCAGGTCGATGGCGACATCTGTCGGGGAAGATTCCAAGCCAATCCGGCAGGTCCTTATTGCCTCGTCATATGGCACGACATCACCTTCCTGCGCGAGATGGATTTCAGCGAGTACGCCATGACCGACTACGCCTGCCTGACCCTGGATGAAAGCCCGGCATCCAACCCCGCTCCTTACGGGTTGCAGCCATGTACGAAGCAGGAGGGCAATATGGTCTCCCTGGTCCAGCGGGCAGGATCGGTCACCAACCGTATGCCGGCAGGCTTCCGTTCACGGACCCAGAGCATTTGCATCCTGCCCCACTATTTCATGGAGCTGGAAACCCAGTGGCCCGGCCAGGTCAAGGGACTCTTTGACGCCTTCTGCCAACCCTGGCCATCCGGTATCGCCCTGGCCGCTTTAACCGCCATGTCAAAGTTTTCCCCAGGAAGGCCGGACCAGACGGAGTTCCTCATAAAAGCACACATCGACCTCCTCATGGCAATGTTGGCCCAGGCTTCCTCTGCACTTGTGCAAAGACACGAATCCTCACACGACCACGAACTGGTCCAGCAGGTCAAAACCCATATCCAATCCAACCTGGGCGGCGATCTCTCCATCGATCGGATAGCCCAATCACTGTATGTGGGACGCACCCGTTTATGCCTCGCCTTCAGGCATCAGACCGAAGTAAGCCTGGCCCGGTACATCAGAGAGCAAAGAATGGACCGGGCCCGCCGTCTTCTCTTGTCCACTGGTGAGGACATTGCCTGGATTGGCAGGCAGGTCGGATATATGCATCCCAGTTCATTCAGCGCGGCTTTCACCAGAGAAACCGGGGTTGCCCCAATCACTTGGCGCGAGCACTGCAACCGTGTTCGTTAG
- a CDS encoding ABC transporter ATP-binding protein produces MKIRRKGMTTDHVDSGSKPDPIESKAQGGGGWPGQEKSHGRSSLMRLLDFAGPRKVFSYLGCGLSALSTIAGLGPYICIWLAVKDLLAVAPKWSQATGIAIYGWAGLGFAAASVILYCAGLLMAHLAAFRSASNMRKEAISHLMSLPLGYFDLHASGELRRTIDGSAADTENLLAHILPDAAGSFAMILGMPILMLVFDWRMGLACLFPILIALVCIRVMMNDQGQSFMTEYQDALVRMSKTGTEYVRGIPVVKVFQQTVYSFKAFHEAIEHYSRIARNYAMQICHLPQTIQMTALNGTVIFLIPVAILLASGQSDFTSFVADFAFYAVFSGMVPTAMTRLQFSSESFSKADDALSRITGVLSVDPLTVSTEPEHPKSADASLERVSYTYPGADRPALERIDFEVPEGGTVALVGPSGGGKSTCASLLPRFWDVDSGRVAVGGIDVRSIDHHDLMGQVAFVFQTNRLFSTTILENVRAARPEATPEQVMDALRAAQCMGIVDKLPDGLNTMLGSNGTYLSGGEVQRVALARAILKESPIVVLDEATAFADPENEVLIQKALTKLTRVEGGRRRTVLMIAHRLSTVAHVDRILVLDGGHLVEQGTHNQLLDAQGTYARLWSDYERAVSWKVDNSSKAVGKADQNPAGFTAGEEYAASGAEPFVTDSSTGNSDTQREGGEA; encoded by the coding sequence ATGAAAATCAGGAGGAAAGGGATGACCACAGACCATGTGGATTCGGGAAGCAAACCGGATCCTATAGAAAGTAAAGCTCAGGGCGGTGGAGGCTGGCCTGGACAGGAAAAGTCGCATGGGCGTAGTTCCCTGATGCGGCTGCTTGATTTCGCCGGCCCTCGTAAGGTGTTCTCCTATCTCGGCTGTGGTCTGTCCGCCCTCTCCACGATTGCCGGCCTTGGACCCTATATCTGCATATGGCTGGCAGTAAAAGACCTCCTCGCTGTAGCGCCGAAATGGTCCCAGGCCACGGGAATTGCCATATACGGATGGGCCGGATTGGGGTTTGCGGCGGCTTCCGTCATTCTGTACTGTGCAGGACTGTTGATGGCGCATCTGGCAGCCTTCCGGAGTGCCTCCAACATGCGTAAAGAGGCCATAAGCCACCTGATGAGCCTGCCCCTGGGGTATTTCGATCTCCATGCTTCAGGCGAGTTGCGCCGCACCATTGATGGCTCGGCGGCCGACACCGAGAATCTGCTTGCCCATATACTCCCCGACGCGGCTGGATCCTTCGCCATGATTCTGGGCATGCCGATACTGATGCTGGTCTTCGACTGGCGTATGGGCCTGGCCTGTCTCTTCCCCATTCTGATAGCCCTGGTCTGCATCCGTGTCATGATGAACGATCAGGGACAGTCCTTTATGACGGAATACCAGGATGCGCTGGTGCGGATGTCGAAGACCGGGACCGAATATGTCCGTGGTATTCCGGTCGTCAAGGTCTTCCAACAGACGGTGTACTCCTTCAAGGCGTTCCATGAGGCCATCGAGCATTACAGCCGAATAGCCAGGAACTATGCCATGCAAATCTGCCATCTGCCCCAGACCATTCAGATGACGGCCCTGAACGGGACCGTGATCTTCCTGATTCCTGTGGCCATCCTGCTGGCTTCGGGGCAGAGTGACTTCACCTCTTTTGTGGCCGATTTTGCCTTCTACGCCGTCTTCTCGGGCATGGTTCCCACGGCCATGACCCGTCTGCAGTTCTCCAGTGAGTCCTTCAGCAAGGCTGACGATGCCTTGAGCAGGATCACAGGTGTGCTCAGCGTTGACCCCCTGACGGTATCCACCGAACCTGAACATCCGAAGTCGGCGGATGCTTCCTTGGAACGGGTGTCATATACCTACCCAGGTGCCGATCGCCCGGCACTGGAGCGGATTGATTTCGAGGTGCCGGAGGGTGGAACGGTGGCCCTGGTCGGACCTTCGGGAGGCGGGAAATCGACCTGTGCCAGTCTGTTGCCTCGTTTTTGGGATGTGGATTCCGGCAGGGTCGCCGTGGGTGGTATTGATGTCAGGTCCATCGATCACCACGATCTGATGGGGCAGGTCGCCTTCGTTTTCCAGACCAACAGGCTCTTTTCGACGACCATCCTGGAGAACGTCCGCGCAGCCAGACCGGAAGCCACTCCTGAGCAGGTCATGGATGCGTTGAGAGCGGCTCAGTGCATGGGCATTGTCGACAAGCTTCCTGATGGGCTTAACACCATGCTCGGTTCAAATGGAACCTACCTTTCCGGGGGAGAGGTCCAGCGTGTGGCCCTGGCCAGGGCGATCCTCAAGGAATCTCCCATTGTGGTCCTGGATGAGGCGACTGCTTTTGCCGATCCCGAGAACGAGGTCTTGATACAGAAGGCGCTGACCAAGCTGACCCGGGTTGAAGGAGGCCGACGGCGAACCGTTCTCATGATTGCCCACCGTCTGTCGACTGTGGCGCATGTCGATCGAATCCTGGTGCTGGATGGGGGTCACCTAGTTGAGCAGGGCACTCATAACCAGCTTCTTGATGCGCAAGGTACCTATGCCCGTCTCTGGTCTGATTACGAACGGGCGGTCTCCTGGAAGGTCGACAACTCTTCAAAGGCTGTCGGCAAAGCGGATCAAAACCCAGCAGGCTTCACTGCAGGCGAGGAGTACGCCGCTTCCGGTGCCGAGCCATTCGTTACGGACTCGTCGACCGGTAATTCCGACACTCAGAGGGAAGGAGGTGAGGCATAA
- a CDS encoding ABC transporter ATP-binding protein, with amino-acid sequence MLASFKKKYALSDQGMKIVVLGTLWTTLTNLVIMAGTASLLLVMNAFVEHLTAGAPLPEILPYLAGLLLFALILFGSSWFQYSYSYGAVFSQTGTQRIDLAERLRKLPLSFFGRRDLADLTDTILGDVATMEHAYAHALSQLYGAVVSSVLIFLSLLPINWALDLAAFWSVPVAFAIIFATRRFVEASSRRTRQAQIRVSDGIQETLDCVREIHATNQEDRYLERLFSTIDDTEAITVRTEMTNGLIMNSAMVVLRLGVATTFLVAAGLIVQGRIDFMVMFLFLLMVSRIYSPFDQALMLVSELFQSQGSARRIRSINEEPVAEGSTEFHPDGHNIVFDHVAFSYPGLAGKAAGEPVLEDVGFTAKEGEITALVGPSGSGKSTCARLAARFWDATAGSITVGGVDVSNVDPEVLLRDYAVVFQEVMLFDDTVMGNIRMGRNGASDEEVLVAAKAANCDQFVSRLPKGYQTMIGENGSRLSGGERQRISIARAILKNAPVVLLDEATASLDVENETQVQEALSQLLVGKTVMVIAHRMRTVEQADKIVVLDHGRVVEQGSPQKLMAADGEFARMVRLQGESAGWSL; translated from the coding sequence GTGCTGGCCTCATTTAAGAAGAAGTATGCCCTGTCCGACCAGGGCATGAAGATCGTGGTTCTGGGAACGCTTTGGACCACACTGACCAATCTGGTCATCATGGCGGGAACGGCCTCCCTTTTGCTGGTCATGAACGCTTTTGTTGAACACCTGACAGCAGGGGCGCCCCTGCCGGAGATTTTGCCTTACCTTGCCGGTCTCCTGCTCTTTGCCCTCATACTCTTCGGATCCTCCTGGTTCCAGTACAGCTATTCCTATGGCGCGGTTTTCAGCCAGACCGGAACCCAGCGGATCGACCTTGCCGAGAGACTGCGCAAACTGCCGCTCTCCTTTTTCGGGCGGCGTGACCTGGCTGATCTGACCGATACAATCCTGGGTGACGTGGCCACCATGGAGCATGCCTACGCCCATGCGCTGAGCCAGCTGTACGGCGCTGTCGTCTCATCCGTCCTGATATTCCTGTCGCTTCTGCCCATCAATTGGGCACTTGATCTGGCTGCATTCTGGAGTGTGCCGGTGGCCTTCGCCATCATCTTCGCCACTCGACGATTTGTTGAAGCCTCGTCACGGCGCACGAGGCAAGCTCAAATTAGAGTCAGTGACGGCATTCAGGAGACGCTTGACTGCGTTCGGGAGATTCACGCCACCAATCAGGAGGACAGGTATCTGGAGAGGCTCTTCTCGACCATCGATGACACCGAAGCCATTACAGTCCGAACTGAGATGACCAATGGCCTCATAATGAACTCCGCCATGGTGGTTCTGAGGTTGGGCGTGGCAACCACCTTCCTGGTGGCTGCCGGATTGATCGTTCAGGGCAGGATCGACTTCATGGTCATGTTCCTCTTCCTTCTGATGGTCTCACGGATCTACTCGCCCTTTGATCAGGCCCTGATGCTGGTTTCTGAGCTCTTCCAGTCCCAGGGCTCGGCCCGGCGGATTCGCTCCATCAACGAGGAACCTGTAGCCGAGGGAAGTACGGAATTTCATCCCGATGGGCACAATATCGTCTTCGACCACGTTGCCTTCTCCTATCCCGGCCTTGCTGGTAAGGCGGCAGGTGAGCCGGTTCTTGAAGATGTTGGTTTCACTGCCAAGGAGGGGGAGATTACGGCCCTGGTGGGCCCCTCGGGGTCCGGGAAATCGACCTGTGCTCGGCTGGCGGCTCGCTTCTGGGATGCTACTGCAGGTTCCATCACCGTAGGCGGGGTGGATGTAAGTAATGTGGATCCGGAGGTTCTTCTGCGCGACTATGCCGTGGTTTTCCAGGAAGTGATGCTCTTTGATGACACGGTCATGGGCAATATTCGGATGGGTCGGAATGGTGCCAGTGACGAGGAGGTGTTGGTTGCGGCCAAGGCCGCCAACTGCGACCAGTTCGTCTCGCGCCTGCCAAAGGGGTATCAGACGATGATTGGGGAAAACGGCTCCAGGCTTTCCGGAGGCGAGCGTCAACGAATCTCCATTGCCAGAGCCATCCTCAAGAATGCCCCGGTCGTCTTGCTTGACGAGGCTACCGCCTCCCTGGATGTAGAGAACGAGACGCAGGTGCAGGAGGCCCTATCGCAATTGCTGGTGGGCAAGACGGTCATGGTCATTGCCCATCGGATGCGCACTGTCGAGCAGGCTGACAAGATTGTGGTTCTTGACCATGGGCGTGTGGTCGAGCAGGGTTCCCCGCAGAAGCTTATGGCAGCAGATGGTGAATTTGCGCGGATGGTTCGCTTGCAGGGAGAGAGCGCAGGCTGGTCCTTGTAG
- a CDS encoding ParB/RepB/Spo0J family partition protein, translating to MNTTTTVTMLPIDAIRPNDANPRSEIGDVSELAMSIASQGIQQALVVTPANQEGRHTLVIGHRRLAAAEQAGLATVPCIITDMDEQTQAEVMLVENIHRDQLTALDEARGYAHLLDLGEDVDQMAKATGRSRSTVQRRLKISSIDDEKILALPSQLSFEELETIADFRDDEGLQDQLIKAAGTNNWNMTLHQVQAKRSLDKWIEQAQEAIKQAGLPIVPLTPSQSWSDPEGWRTIARFSPDTDPDPKQALDTWLEEWEGDKPTAAGLLDRGGQWRVKITLLEPYTQQDQEDERRQREDDLARWQAEQEAEIAPAKQLDTASHDLRLAYTQRLMSLKRPAKNQSQALSMLVIAQASQRTWWVSRDQVRDTWRAIVQDQEAELAQKADLDESRRTQTAFALCHAIMETQINHETWRSQDDIDGLLKPLYRALQTAGYAISDEEQSGLDGDLVPRPEEEDNEGNEDETDDGDQEEDTKE from the coding sequence ATGAACACCACAACCACAGTGACCATGCTGCCCATCGACGCCATCAGGCCCAACGACGCCAACCCCCGAAGCGAGATAGGAGACGTGTCGGAGCTGGCCATGAGCATCGCGTCCCAAGGCATACAGCAGGCCCTGGTCGTCACACCGGCGAACCAGGAGGGGCGGCACACCCTGGTCATCGGACACCGGCGGCTGGCGGCCGCCGAGCAGGCCGGCCTTGCAACCGTGCCCTGTATCATCACCGACATGGACGAGCAGACCCAGGCGGAGGTGATGCTGGTAGAGAACATACACCGTGACCAGCTCACCGCCCTGGACGAGGCACGCGGATACGCCCACCTCCTGGACCTTGGCGAAGACGTGGACCAGATGGCCAAAGCCACTGGCCGCAGCCGCAGCACCGTGCAGCGACGGCTCAAAATATCGTCCATCGACGACGAGAAAATACTCGCGCTGCCATCCCAGCTGAGCTTCGAGGAATTGGAGACGATAGCCGACTTCCGCGACGACGAAGGCCTGCAAGACCAGCTCATCAAAGCCGCAGGCACCAACAACTGGAACATGACACTGCACCAGGTCCAGGCCAAACGGTCGCTGGACAAGTGGATCGAACAGGCCCAGGAAGCCATCAAGCAGGCCGGGCTGCCCATCGTGCCGCTGACACCATCACAATCCTGGTCTGACCCGGAAGGTTGGCGCACCATCGCCCGATTCTCCCCGGATACCGACCCCGACCCCAAGCAGGCCCTCGACACATGGCTGGAGGAATGGGAAGGCGACAAACCCACGGCCGCCGGACTGCTCGACCGTGGCGGACAGTGGCGCGTCAAAATCACCCTGCTGGAGCCATACACCCAACAGGACCAGGAGGACGAACGCCGGCAAAGAGAGGATGACCTGGCCAGGTGGCAAGCCGAACAAGAAGCCGAAATCGCACCGGCCAAGCAACTGGACACGGCAAGCCACGACCTGCGGCTGGCCTACACGCAACGGCTCATGTCCCTCAAACGCCCCGCCAAAAACCAGTCCCAGGCCCTGTCCATGCTGGTCATCGCCCAAGCGAGCCAACGCACCTGGTGGGTCAGCCGGGACCAGGTGCGGGACACATGGCGCGCCATCGTCCAGGACCAGGAAGCCGAGCTGGCGCAAAAGGCCGACCTTGACGAGAGTCGCCGCACCCAGACGGCCTTCGCCCTGTGCCACGCCATCATGGAGACACAGATCAACCACGAGACCTGGCGCAGCCAAGACGACATAGACGGCCTGCTCAAACCCCTCTACCGTGCCCTCCAAACCGCAGGCTACGCCATCAGCGACGAAGAGCAATCCGGTCTCGACGGCGACCTGGTGCCCCGACCTGAAGAGGAAGACAACGAAGGGAACGAAGATGAAACAGACGACGGCGACCAGGAGGAGGACACCAAAGAGTGA